The stretch of DNA CTAACGAGCTGCAGGGCTACTGGGCGTTTAGCTCCATTTGGTGTGAAATTTACCTGGCGCTGGATGTTCTCTTCTGTACTTCCTCTATTGTGCACCTGTGCGCCATAGCACTGGACCGCTACCTGTCCATCTCGCGGCCGGTGACCTATGGCGCCAAACGTACCCCCATGCGCATCAACGCAGCTATAATTGTTGTCTGGCTGATTTCGGCGGTCATCTCgttccctcctcttctctcgctGGACAAGAGCGAAGGAGGTGAAGAGGTGTGTGAGCTGAACAACGAGCGCTGGTATATTCTCTACTCAACCATTGGCTCCTTCTTTGCTCCCTGTGTGATCATGATCCTGGTGTACGTGAGGATTTATCAGATTGCGAAGCAGCACACGCGCTGCCCGCCTGGGCGGAAGAGTAAAACAGCAGTGAGAGGAAGCGCCAGCGCTGCAACCATCGAGCCTGGGGCAAAGTTAGCTGAGCAGAACGGGGATCAAGGAGGTACGACTGCGAGCCAAAGAGAAAAAGTTTCAACCAAAATGTCTTGTTCGGATTCCACGCCATCATCACTTCAAAAAGACCCTGAGAACATCACGAGCCAGGACACTCAGCACCATCCTCCTAACTCAAGTATCGCTCAAGTCCAAAAATCCACCTCTTCCCCCTCAATCCCCCAACACGGCAGGCAAATCCTCAAAGTTGTCCCCAAGAAACAACTCACCAAAAGAGGGGAAGCACAGACGGATGTGCATCTCGACAACAGTTCCAGCTCTGGTTCCGAGGCTGAGCTGGAAATCTGCGAGAAAGATGTCGCAGGTAAAGAAGAGGCAAACAAGACTGACGAGCAAAGCAAAAGGTTCAAAGTTCAGATGCTGAATCTGGCTGGcagatacaaaaacacaatggcCACATCATCT from Thunnus albacares chromosome 18, fThuAlb1.1, whole genome shotgun sequence encodes:
- the LOC122968052 gene encoding alpha-2B adrenergic receptor, translating into MAAAPDAPCLSELGGLPSRNISLISGTRPCNRSTVRTSTYSPQATAAFAISITFMMLLTIVGNILVIIAVLTSRSLKGAQNLFLVSLAAADILVATLIIPFSLANELQGYWAFSSIWCEIYLALDVLFCTSSIVHLCAIALDRYLSISRPVTYGAKRTPMRINAAIIVVWLISAVISFPPLLSLDKSEGGEEVCELNNERWYILYSTIGSFFAPCVIMILVYVRIYQIAKQHTRCPPGRKSKTAVRGSASAATIEPGAKLAEQNGDQGGTTASQREKVSTKMSCSDSTPSSLQKDPENITSQDTQHHPPNSSIAQVQKSTSSPSIPQHGRQILKVVPKKQLTKRGEAQTDVHLDNSSSSGSEAELEICEKDVAGKEEANKTDEQSKRFKVQMLNLAGRYKNTMATSSGTKLVHEGAHNIQGTPISRRKAMANREKRFTFVLAVVMGVFVICWFPFFLSYSLQAVCPETCSIPNPLFKFFFWIGYCNSCLNPVIYTIFNKDFRKAFKRILCRGTKGTFF